In Pelosinus sp. IPA-1, a single window of DNA contains:
- a CDS encoding 4Fe-4S double cluster binding domain-containing protein, protein MQTTDLEIQKDIINLLEKFDNILYGFAYVGDIAACKYKNSPYAITIGLPISPTIVDNIVSGPNQAYYDEYLSVNDRLDLITEQLKNQIVKKGYLAYAIASSKRTDFVNIKGDFPHKAAAVRGGLGWIGKSSLLITRQYGPRVRISTVLTDIPFQTDRLPAKNYCGKCKKCVDACPAGAIVGTVWTEELSREKLIDVKKCDLWKIKNYSQFHGHVCGICVAVCPHGNKKAKEILV, encoded by the coding sequence TTGCAAACAACGGATTTGGAAATACAAAAAGATATAATCAACCTATTAGAAAAATTTGATAACATATTATATGGATTTGCCTATGTAGGTGATATTGCAGCCTGTAAATATAAAAATAGTCCATATGCAATAACAATTGGGCTACCGATATCACCAACTATTGTTGATAATATCGTATCTGGACCTAACCAAGCTTATTATGACGAATATCTTAGCGTAAATGATAGACTTGACTTGATAACTGAGCAACTAAAAAATCAAATAGTGAAAAAGGGATATCTCGCTTATGCCATAGCCTCTTCAAAAAGAACTGATTTTGTTAATATTAAAGGTGACTTTCCTCATAAAGCAGCTGCTGTCAGAGGCGGATTAGGATGGATAGGGAAGAGTTCACTTTTAATAACAAGGCAATATGGTCCCCGAGTTAGAATTTCAACCGTGCTCACTGACATACCATTTCAGACAGATCGTTTACCTGCGAAAAACTATTGTGGTAAATGTAAGAAATGTGTTGATGCATGCCCTGCAGGGGCAATTGTAGGGACTGTTTGGACCGAAGAGTTATCAAGGGAAAAATTAATTGATGTTAAAAAGTGCGACTTATGGAAAATAAAAAATTATTCTCAATTCCATGGACATGTCTGCGGAATTTGCGTTGCTGTTTGTCCCCATGGAAATAAAAAGGCTAAAGAAATTTTGGTATGA
- a CDS encoding TetR/AcrR family transcriptional regulator produces the protein MVENKRQKQKELTRRHLIEIAIQQFGENGITATRTADIARVANVSHGTIFVHFPKQEDLLIAVVEEFGIRIAKRLHELIDTNRSLIEVLEAHITGLIEFEPFYTRLVIERRLLPESVRNTYIMIQSTISFHIGIAAEKEMEEGIIRQIPLHLIYNTWIGLIHYYITNGDLFCSSGSVLKQHGQELFQHYISLMKISSK, from the coding sequence ATGGTAGAAAATAAAAGACAGAAACAAAAGGAATTAACTAGAAGACATTTAATAGAAATAGCAATTCAACAGTTTGGTGAAAATGGAATAACAGCGACTCGTACTGCAGATATTGCTAGAGTTGCTAATGTCTCACACGGAACTATATTCGTACACTTTCCAAAACAGGAAGACTTATTAATAGCCGTAGTTGAGGAATTTGGAATTAGAATTGCAAAAAGACTTCATGAATTGATCGACACGAATCGTAGTTTAATTGAAGTTTTAGAGGCTCACATAACAGGTTTAATTGAATTTGAACCGTTTTATACAAGACTAGTTATCGAAAGACGTCTACTCCCTGAGAGTGTTCGCAATACGTATATTATGATCCAATCCACTATTTCATTTCATATCGGTATAGCTGCTGAGAAAGAGATGGAAGAAGGTATTATTCGTCAAATTCCCTTACACCTAATTTATAATACTTGGATAGGATTAATTCATTATTACATAACAAATGGTGACTTATTCTGCTCCAGTGGCTCTGTCTTAAAGCAACACGGGCAGGAATTATTTCAGCATTATATTAGCTTAATGAAAATATCATCTAAATAA
- a CDS encoding Ger(x)C family spore germination protein, whose product MRLKICSVFLCLVLLTGCKGQPELNHIGIVVAVAIDKDPENGGVILTSQVIRPASLDKKSPGKDAPTELVSTKGKTIFEAIRDTTQEFDRINFYAHTKVIVIGEELAKEDITPVLDFFVRGRQLRGYTWLCIAKNAPARDIIGVKDGIDRIQANYLKDIIENKKYQYKVTASSVIDYYRKALQEGNNPITGVLEIVEVPNQPVEKKEGKTTKEIRFSGTAVFKKDALVGYFNEKETQGLNWIIGKVQSGVITLPSLLDQERLISLEIKSSEAKITPEIKDGKISFVIKVKAEVILVEEQAKLKISYPKLMLDYLEEVRKEAKKEIEDEIRVAVNKAQKELHSDVFGFGNTLNREYPEQWHGIKDGWSEMFPDVDYTVEVEVKVIGTDLKQGVFQIEK is encoded by the coding sequence TTGAGGCTAAAAATTTGTTCAGTCTTTCTTTGCTTAGTGTTACTAACTGGCTGCAAGGGTCAACCTGAGCTTAATCATATTGGGATCGTTGTAGCCGTTGCCATAGACAAAGACCCTGAGAATGGCGGAGTTATTCTAACATCTCAAGTCATAAGACCTGCTTCCCTAGACAAGAAAAGTCCCGGCAAAGACGCTCCTACGGAATTGGTTTCTACCAAAGGAAAAACAATCTTTGAGGCAATTCGGGATACAACTCAGGAGTTTGATCGAATAAATTTCTATGCACACACAAAAGTAATCGTAATTGGTGAGGAATTGGCTAAAGAAGATATTACACCTGTTCTTGATTTTTTTGTAAGAGGCAGGCAATTAAGGGGTTATACCTGGTTATGTATTGCAAAGAATGCCCCTGCTCGCGATATAATCGGCGTTAAAGATGGAATTGATAGGATACAAGCAAACTATCTGAAAGATATTATCGAAAACAAAAAATATCAATATAAAGTAACTGCTTCCAGTGTTATTGATTATTATAGAAAAGCCTTGCAAGAAGGGAATAATCCAATCACGGGAGTGCTGGAAATTGTCGAAGTTCCCAATCAACCAGTAGAAAAAAAAGAAGGAAAAACTACAAAGGAAATAAGATTTTCAGGCACTGCTGTATTTAAAAAAGATGCACTAGTTGGATATTTTAATGAAAAAGAAACACAAGGCTTGAATTGGATTATCGGGAAAGTACAAAGCGGAGTCATTACTCTCCCATCATTACTGGATCAAGAAAGACTCATTTCTCTTGAAATTAAAAGCTCAGAGGCCAAAATTACGCCAGAGATTAAGGACGGGAAAATTTCCTTTGTTATCAAGGTAAAAGCAGAAGTAATTTTAGTTGAAGAACAGGCTAAATTAAAAATTTCCTATCCTAAATTAATGCTCGATTATTTAGAAGAAGTAAGAAAAGAAGCTAAGAAAGAAATAGAAGACGAAATTAGAGTTGCGGTAAATAAGGCACAAAAAGAACTTCATTCCGATGTCTTTGGTTTTGGAAATACCTTAAATAGAGAATATCCTGAGCAATGGCATGGGATAAAAGATGGGTGGAGTGAGATGTTTCCTGACGTAGATTATACGGTAGAGGTAGAGGTCAAAGTTATAGGGACCGATTTAAAACAAGGTGTTTTTCAGATTGAGAAGTAA
- a CDS encoding GerAB/ArcD/ProY family transporter: MKIRINNWQLYCLMMLFEIGSTTVFGLGIDAKQDAWIAVLLAMFFGFVLIWLYTEIQKYYPEKNLAEILTAVLGKWLAIPIILLYALEFFWISTLNFREFGELISMILLPSVPLSVILVVFMITAMYTLFLGYEVLARLGELMFPLIIFFILSIFVLIGFSEQVDLTRLQPVLGNGITPVLKAAIPALVNFPFGEMVVFLMYWHYVNEKQCIRKTSFLVTITIGPLLSSVLALMVAVLDVPFVANSTIPIYEVIKLINIGDILTNLDSIATVVQFIGGFFKMTIHFYAGVLAVKSLFKISNEKWLIALFGVFWTWFSIVYYPNLLFHRWVGLKISISYFYSGFTVLEIVCPALLLIIIILKNKLHKQSIQQQCI, translated from the coding sequence ATGAAGATACGAATTAATAATTGGCAGCTTTATTGTCTTATGATGTTATTTGAAATTGGAAGCACAACTGTTTTTGGATTAGGTATTGATGCTAAGCAAGATGCCTGGATTGCTGTTTTACTAGCGATGTTTTTTGGTTTTGTATTAATTTGGCTTTATACTGAAATTCAAAAATATTATCCAGAGAAAAATCTAGCAGAGATTCTGACAGCTGTATTAGGAAAATGGCTTGCTATACCTATAATTTTACTTTATGCATTAGAATTTTTTTGGATCTCAACTTTGAATTTTCGAGAATTTGGCGAACTAATTTCAATGATATTACTACCATCTGTCCCACTATCCGTAATTCTTGTTGTTTTTATGATTACAGCCATGTACACTCTTTTTCTCGGGTATGAGGTATTGGCTCGTCTAGGAGAATTAATGTTTCCACTGATTATATTCTTTATTCTTAGTATATTTGTCCTAATTGGTTTTTCAGAGCAAGTGGATTTAACTAGATTACAGCCCGTTTTAGGTAATGGAATTACGCCAGTTTTAAAAGCAGCCATTCCTGCACTTGTTAACTTCCCATTTGGGGAAATGGTTGTATTTTTAATGTATTGGCATTATGTAAATGAGAAACAATGTATTCGGAAAACATCCTTTTTGGTTACGATTACCATTGGGCCATTGTTATCAAGTGTATTGGCCCTGATGGTTGCCGTTTTAGATGTGCCCTTTGTTGCTAATTCCACGATTCCTATCTATGAAGTAATTAAACTAATTAATATAGGAGATATTCTAACGAACTTAGATTCTATTGCGACTGTAGTCCAGTTTATTGGCGGCTTTTTTAAGATGACGATTCATTTTTACGCAGGAGTATTAGCTGTTAAATCACTTTTTAAAATTAGTAATGAGAAGTGGTTGATTGCTTTATTTGGTGTCTTTTGGACTTGGTTTTCCATTGTTTATTATCCAAACCTTCTCTTTCACCGCTGGGTTGGGCTAAAAATATCCATTTCTTATTTTTATAGTGGTTTTACTGTTTTGGAAATTGTTTGTCCGGCTTTGCTACTTATAATAATCATTCTGAAAAACAAGCTGCACAAGCAAAGTATACAGCAGCAATGTATTTGA
- a CDS encoding spore germination protein, whose translation MAVKGNQYKISPNIEANIAKLKEILGKSDDIVFRNIVISNQQQTRALLCYVSGLTNTEMISQHIIKSLTQNVSAEVCDIRSLSANTFDSIKTNILSITDLNETQSMKNVINEILAGKTALFIDTYVKVLLINALAFESRNVQDPNTETVVRGPREGFTENIAVNIALVRRKIRHPNLVFEKMIVGRKTNTTLFIAYLDRIVNPKVVQEIKERLNRIQIDSILESGSIEQLIEDNPTSLFPTIGNSEKPDIVAAKLLEGRVAIFCDGTPFVLTVPYLFIESLRTSEDYYSRPFIATLLRLIRIVSLFITIAAPALYVAVTVFHYEMIPTVLLITTAASREGIPFPAVLEVFLMGIVFEVLREAGVRMPKPVGQATSIVGALVLGEAAVNAGIVSSPMIIIVAITGITDFVNPSLISVTFYLRTFLLVLSTGLGLYGILIGFFFILAHMCSLRSFGSPFLAPFAPTIWSELKDTVVRSFLWLMKSRPQSITWKKSQRQGLESKPGPTKSNRR comes from the coding sequence ATGGCCGTTAAAGGAAATCAATATAAGATTAGCCCGAATATCGAAGCGAATATAGCAAAGCTAAAAGAAATTTTAGGCAAAAGTGATGACATAGTATTTAGAAATATTGTAATTTCTAATCAACAGCAAACACGAGCTTTACTTTGTTATGTAAGTGGTTTAACTAATACTGAAATGATTAGTCAGCATATTATTAAATCACTAACACAGAATGTAAGCGCCGAAGTTTGTGATATAAGAAGTTTGTCAGCAAATACTTTTGATAGTATTAAAACCAATATTTTGAGTATAACAGACTTAAATGAAACCCAATCAATGAAGAACGTCATCAATGAAATTTTAGCAGGTAAAACTGCTTTATTTATTGATACGTACGTTAAAGTACTTCTCATTAATGCACTAGCTTTTGAATCAAGGAATGTTCAAGATCCTAATACTGAAACAGTAGTAAGAGGGCCTCGCGAAGGATTTACGGAAAATATTGCTGTTAATATTGCCTTGGTTCGTAGAAAAATTAGGCATCCAAATTTAGTTTTCGAAAAAATGATTGTGGGCAGAAAAACGAATACAACTCTCTTCATAGCATATTTGGATAGGATCGTAAATCCCAAAGTAGTTCAAGAAATTAAAGAAAGGCTAAACCGAATTCAAATAGATTCCATATTAGAATCTGGCTCTATTGAACAGCTTATTGAAGACAACCCTACAAGTCTTTTTCCGACGATTGGAAACAGTGAAAAACCTGATATTGTTGCAGCAAAGCTATTAGAAGGAAGAGTAGCAATTTTTTGTGATGGTACGCCATTTGTGCTGACGGTCCCTTATTTATTTATCGAAAGTCTACGAACTTCTGAAGATTACTATTCCCGTCCTTTTATAGCAACGTTATTGAGGCTAATAAGAATTGTATCCCTTTTTATTACTATAGCTGCTCCGGCTTTATATGTTGCTGTAACGGTATTTCACTATGAGATGATTCCCACAGTTTTACTGATAACTACGGCTGCTTCACGAGAAGGAATACCATTTCCTGCTGTTTTAGAAGTTTTCCTAATGGGAATCGTATTTGAGGTTTTAAGAGAAGCGGGCGTAAGAATGCCGAAACCTGTTGGACAGGCAACTAGTATTGTTGGTGCCCTTGTACTTGGTGAGGCGGCTGTAAATGCTGGAATCGTAAGTAGCCCAATGATTATTATTGTAGCGATTACGGGAATTACTGATTTTGTTAATCCCTCGTTGATAAGTGTCACCTTTTATTTGCGGACTTTTCTTTTAGTTTTGTCTACGGGATTAGGGTTATATGGGATTTTAATTGGCTTTTTCTTCATCCTTGCTCATATGTGCTCATTGCGTTCTTTTGGCTCTCCTTTCTTGGCTCCCTTTGCGCCAACAATCTGGAGCGAACTAAAAGATACAGTTGTTAGATCTTTTTTATGGTTAATGAAATCAAGACCTCAATCAATTACTTGGAAAAAATCACAAAGACAAGGATTAGAGTCCAAACCAGGTCCAACAAAATCCAACCGGAGGTAG
- a CDS encoding zinc ribbon domain-containing protein gives MKRCIACGMPMKNPEDFAMGDSEKEYCRYCSRPDGTMQSYEEKLDSLTNFIVKTQGLEIKAANIAAKSMMDKLPAWKVK, from the coding sequence ATGAAACGATGTATTGCATGTGGGATGCCTATGAAAAATCCAGAAGATTTTGCTATGGGAGATTCAGAAAAAGAATATTGCCGGTACTGCTCTCGTCCAGACGGAACAATGCAATCTTATGAGGAAAAATTAGATTCTTTAACTAACTTTATCGTCAAAACCCAGGGATTAGAAATAAAAGCAGCAAATATTGCAGCAAAGTCAATGATGGATAAGCTGCCTGCTTGGAAAGTAAAATAA